One Methylosinus sp. C49 DNA segment encodes these proteins:
- a CDS encoding helix-turn-helix transcriptional regulator has product MPPDERRALTAEDVAEMLHVSRSGVYGLIKNGDIGHYKVGRKIRFTEAHVREYVERSGTTARAAMRNGPSALDEDRYFDLSPERRNANGFVICGQDLILDILSNFMRMHGVMALRAYIGSYDSLVSLYLDKVSAATAHLWDSSTDDYNAPYVRALVPGVRCLIVNVTYRMQGFYVAKGNPKGIRSWRDLSRDDITMINREKGAGSRVLLDENLGLLGLYGSKIKGYDNENQSHLTVASAVGRGDADVAVGNEKIARQVENVDFIPLKKERYDIVIKKEQLETAEIATMLKILRSDRFRNEFENIGGYDIRDIGKIVAET; this is encoded by the coding sequence GTGCCGCCAGACGAACGTCGCGCCCTGACCGCCGAGGACGTCGCCGAGATGCTGCATGTCAGCAGGAGCGGTGTGTATGGGCTGATCAAGAACGGCGACATCGGCCATTACAAGGTCGGTCGAAAGATCCGATTCACCGAAGCTCATGTGCGGGAATATGTCGAACGATCCGGTACGACCGCGCGCGCAGCGATGCGCAATGGACCGTCGGCGCTCGACGAGGACCGCTATTTCGATTTGTCGCCCGAACGCCGAAACGCGAATGGCTTCGTCATCTGCGGCCAGGATCTGATACTCGACATTCTATCGAACTTCATGCGCATGCATGGCGTGATGGCGTTGCGCGCCTACATCGGCAGCTATGACAGCCTCGTTTCCCTCTACTTGGATAAGGTCAGCGCCGCCACCGCGCATCTTTGGGACAGTTCGACGGACGATTACAACGCGCCCTATGTCCGGGCGCTCGTGCCGGGCGTCCGCTGCCTGATCGTGAACGTCACCTACCGCATGCAAGGCTTTTACGTCGCCAAGGGCAATCCGAAAGGCATTCGCTCGTGGCGTGATCTATCGCGAGACGACATCACGATGATCAATCGCGAGAAGGGCGCCGGCTCACGCGTGCTGCTCGACGAAAACCTCGGCCTCCTGGGACTATACGGCAGCAAAATCAAGGGTTACGACAATGAGAACCAGTCGCATCTCACCGTGGCGAGCGCGGTGGGGAGAGGCGACGCGGATGTCGCTGTCGGCAATGAAAAAATTGCCCGACAAGTCGAGAACGTCGATTTCATTCCGCTCAAGAAGGAGCGCTACGACATCGTCATCAAGAAAGAGCAGCTCGAGACCGCCGAGATAGCGACAATGTTGAAAATCCTGCGATCCGATAGGTTCAGGAACGAATTCGAGAACATTGGCGGATATGATATCCGCGACATCGGAAAAATCGTCGCCGAAACGTGA
- a CDS encoding sulfite exporter TauE/SafE family protein yields MTKPRQAFAFIGGAAIGALGGLIGLGGAEFRLPLLIGPFRFRALEAVILNKAMSLIVVATALPFRAASVPFAAVASNWPIILNLLAGSLVGAWLGAGWATKLSSRNLYRILAVLLALIAGALVFGHGATTASAHPSGLLLIVAGVVAGFGIGIVASLMGVAGGELLIPTLVLLFGADIKLAGSLSLAVSLPTMIVGFTRYSRDSAFGVVTRNQAFVLIMASGSIVGTFIGGRLLGIVSDQLLIPALSLILVASSVKVWRHE; encoded by the coding sequence ATGACAAAACCGAGGCAGGCTTTCGCTTTCATCGGCGGCGCAGCGATTGGCGCGCTCGGCGGGCTGATCGGCCTCGGAGGCGCCGAATTTCGACTGCCGCTGCTCATCGGGCCGTTTCGATTTCGCGCCCTCGAAGCGGTCATCCTCAACAAGGCGATGAGTCTCATCGTCGTCGCGACCGCTCTGCCGTTTCGCGCCGCGTCTGTCCCTTTTGCAGCTGTCGCCTCCAATTGGCCGATCATTCTCAATTTGCTCGCAGGCAGTCTGGTGGGCGCGTGGCTCGGAGCGGGATGGGCGACGAAGCTGAGCTCCCGCAACCTCTACCGAATCCTCGCCGTGCTTCTGGCGCTGATCGCCGGAGCGCTGGTTTTTGGACATGGCGCGACGACGGCGTCCGCGCACCCCTCGGGACTGTTGTTGATCGTCGCCGGCGTGGTCGCGGGCTTCGGCATCGGGATCGTCGCCTCGCTCATGGGAGTCGCGGGAGGCGAACTGCTGATTCCGACTCTCGTGCTGCTCTTCGGCGCCGACATCAAGCTCGCCGGCAGCCTCTCGCTCGCCGTGAGCCTGCCGACCATGATCGTCGGCTTCACTCGTTACAGCCGCGACAGCGCCTTTGGCGTCGTGACGCGCAACCAGGCGTTTGTCCTCATCATGGCGTCGGGCTCGATAGTGGGAACTTTCATAGGCGGACGTCTTCTCGGGATCGTGTCGGATCAGCTCTTGATTCCGGCTCTCTCCCTGATTCTCGTGGCGTCGTCGGTGAAAGTCTGGCGCCACGAGTAA